A window of Bradyrhizobium sp. AZCC 1719 genomic DNA:
TGCGCTCGCAGCAATCCTTGTTGTTGCGGGGGCCAGCCAGGCTCCTGCGCAACAGAAGGCCCTGAAGAAATACGAGTCCGGTACCAAGGACTTCTGGAATAATCCGCCGCCAGACTGGTTCCTCGGCGATGAGACCGAACAACAAAAGGGCCTCGCTCCGCCGTCAGGGCCGCCGACCGGCGCCTCGGACGCAGAACTGGCGGCGCTGATGAAGAAGATCAAGCTGCCCGACGGCTTCAAGATCGAAGTTTATGCGTCTAACGTGTTGTCCGCGCGGCAGATGGCGTGGGGCGACAAGGGCACGCTGTTCGTCGGTTCGTTCGAACTCGGCAATGTCTATGCGATCAAGGACAATGGCGGCAAGAAAGAAGTCAAGACCATTCTCAAGGGCCTCAAGATGCCGACCGGCCTCGCCTTTCTCGATGGCGCGCTTTACGTCGTCGCGGTCGACAAGCTGATCAAATACGAAAACGCCGAGGCCAATCTCGACAACCTCGGCGCCGGCAAGGTGGTGTATGACGACATGCCGTCCTACATCGCTCATGGTTGGAAATATATCACCGTCGACAAGGATGGCTGGTTCTACCTGCCGTTCGGTCCTCCCTTCAACATCGGCATTCCGCCGACCAGCGTTTCGCAGGTCCGCCGCGTCGATCCCAAGACCGGCAACGCCGAAATCTGGGCGCTCGGCGTCCGCAACAGCGTCGGCGGCGACATCGATCCACGCAGCGGGCGATACTGGTTTACCGAGAACGCCCGCGACTGGGTCAGTGACGACATGCCGAGCGACAAGCTGAACATGATCTCCAGGATCGGCGAGCATTTCGGCTATCCCTATTGCCACCAGGGCGACATGCCGGACCCGAAATTCGCGATGGGCCACAAGTGTTCGGAATTCACGCCGCCCGTCGTCAATCTGGGCGCGCACGTCGCGCCGCTCGGCATGAAGTTCTATACCGGCGATCAATTCCCGGCCGAGTACAAGAACAACATCCTGATCGCCGAGCATGGCTCCTGGAATAGGCACAAATACCAGGGCGCCCGGATCAAGCGCGTCATCGTCGATGCCGACGGCAAGAACGCCAAATCGGAGATCTTTGCCTCTGGCTGGCTCGAAGGCGACCAGGGCTACCTCGGCCGGCCGAACGATATCTTGCTGGACAAGGACGGTTCGATCCTCGTGGCCGACGACTGGGCCGGTGCGATCTACCGCATCAGCTACACCAAGAAGTAGGATTTGAGCTGGCGGAGGCTGCGGTTTGCCCTGGAGAACGGGTGGCCGCAGCCTTTGCTGTTTGATGCACAGGGCGGAGAGTAGTCGAAATGCGAAGTGCATTGATGGGGTCGCTGCTGGCGCTTGTGATTTGCGTGCCGCTCGCCCGCGCCGCTGATATCGCGGCCGGCAAGGCGAAAGCCGAGCTGTGCGTCGGTTGTCATGGCGAGGGCGGCATTTCGCAGATCGAGAACACTCCCTCGCTGGCGGCGCAGCCCGATCAATTCATCCAGTGGCAGCTCGTGTTCTTTCGTGCCGGCACCCGCAAAAACGAGCAGATGCAGCCGATCGTCGAACAGCTCAATAATGAGGATATTCGCAACCTCGGCGCCTACTACGCCTCGCTCGAACCGCCGAAGGCATCAAAGCCTGACGACAATCCCGATTTGTCGAAGAAGGGAGAGCAGGCGGCCGTCGGCCGGCGCTGCGCGTCATGCCACACCGATAGCTACGCCGGCACCAAGGGGGTCGCCCGCGTCGCCGGCCAGCGCGAGGAATACCTGGTCAAGGCGCTGCGCGAGTACAAATCGGGAGTGCGATCCGGCGGCGCGATGGCTGCGATGACGGATGTCGCCTATTCCCTCAGCGAGGAAGAGATCGAGGCACTCGCGCATTATCTTGCGCATCTCTGAGTGGCTACGGGGACTACCCCTGCTGCTTCTCATATGCCTTCAGATGCGTATAGGCGATGCGCAGCTTCGGCACCGGAATCTTCGCCGCGTCGGCGCGTGCTACGAGATCGCCGATCACATGATCGGCTTCCACCGGCAGTCCCGCCTTGATATCGCGGAACATCGAGGCGGTCATCGGCGAGCCCTCGGTGGTCAACAAGCCACTGGTACGCTGGAAGAACGGTCCCGTCGGCTCGTAGCCCGACGCCTTTGCAATCGCGCTGCATTCATCGAGCATGCCGAGCAGAAAATCCTTTCCGCCGGCCACCGCCAGGATGTTGCCGACAGAGGTGCGCATCAGGCAGGTGGAGGCTGCGAGCGAAGCAAGGAAAACCCACTTCTCCCACATATCCTGCATGACGTGTTCGCTGGCCACGGCACCGAACTTGCCGCTGTCGAACACTTTTGCGATCGCACGCACCCGCTCCGACATCGAGCCGTCGCGTTCGCCAAAATTAAGCGACTGCATCGGCGCTAGCTGGACCACCTCGCGGGCCTCGTTGAGCGTCACCGCGATCGCGCAGAGACCGCCGAGCACGCGGTCGGCGCCGAATTTCTTGTCCAGGACCTTGAGGTGCAGCATGCCGTTGAGCAGCGGGATGATTGCGGTTGTCGGCCCGACCGCAGGTGCAAAAGATTTGATCGCATCCTCGAGGTCGAACGCCTTGCAGCTCAACAGCACGACGTCGAATGTCTCGGTGAGCTTGTCGGCCTGTACTGTCGGCGGGTTCGCGAGCGTCACGTCACCGGTGGGGCTCCTGATGATGAGACCTGCGCTTGCGAGTTCCGAAGCGCGCTTCGGCCGGACCAGGAACGTCACATCGTTTCCTGCCTGAAGCAGCCTGCCGCCGAAATAGCCGCCGATGGCGCCGGCCCCGACCACGAGAATACGCATGGATCAACTTTCCTTATTGTTGATTTTGGAACGGCGAATAGCGAGTAGCGAATGGCGAGTAGGAAGATGCCGGCTGCAATCTACTCCCAACTATTCGCTATTCGCTACTCACCATTCGCTTGCCTACCATGTGGTCTGATCTGGGCAGCTACTTTCCCGAAATCATTTCCTCGACTTCGCGAAGTTGCTCCTTGCCGAAGAACATTTCCTTGCCGACGAAGAACGTCGGCGAGCCGAACGCGCCACGGTCGACCGCGTTTTGCGTATTCTCGATCAGCCTGGCCTTTACATCCGCATCCTGCGATCGCGCCAGCAGCTTGGCAGCATCCAGGCCGGACGAGGTCAGCGCCTTGGCAGCGACTTCGGGATCATCCATCTTCTTTGGCTCGATCCACATGTGGTGGAAGGCAGCATCGACATATTTCTCGAACACGCCCTCGAACTGGGCTGCCACCGCCGCGCGCATCAGGTTCAGCGTGTTGACCGGGAAGAATGGGTTCCAGACGTAGGGCTTGACCCCAAAGCGCTTCACGAAGCGTTCGGTTTCCAGCGCGTGGAATTCGCGCTTGTTCTTGATGCCGGCGAGCGTTTCGGCGGGCGACTTGTTGTTGGTGGCCTTGAAGATGCCGCCGAGCAGGATCGGCACATATTCGAACTTCACGCCGGAGCGTTTTTCGATCGCCGGAATCGCTTCATGGCTGAGGAAGGCGTTTGGGCTGCCGAAATCGAACAGGAATTGCGGATTTGAGCTCACGGCAGTCTCCTTATGTTTTGGCGCATTGCGATCGCGCCTATGGCTCGGCGCGATCGCTAAAGGCGAGCTTGACGACGTGGTCGCGGATATCGTCGGGCCAGCCGGCGACGAGAACAACGAAGCGCCGCCGGTCATCGGCGAACAACGCCCGCGAGGCTTCCTCGAAGCCGGCGAGATTGCCGGCCATCACCGACATGAAGCGATAGGCGGCGTCCCTTGCCGCGCGGGCGCGATCCGCATCGCCATTGGCGCTGCGCGCCTCGTCGACGAGCTTGCGCAACGCCACCGACGCGCCGCCGGGCTGCGCCCCGAGCCATTCCCAATGGCGCGGCAACAGCGTCACCTCGCGCGCGACCACGCCGAGCTTGGGCCGTCCCCGTCCGCGCGGCCCAGTCGTCGCAGCAGCCTCATCGGCTTCGACTTCCGGAGACGAGGCCGGTTGCGGCAGGCGGGCAACAACGTCGCCCTCGGTCCCGCGAAGGTCGAGATCGATCGGCTGGCCGGTCGCGTCGTTGAATATGATGATAGGCAGCACGGCAGGCCTGCGGGAAGCCTGCATGACCGCCAGCGCGACCTCGGCGAGCGGGCCGGCCGCCAGGCGTTGCGGGCCGATGAAGGCTGTGAACAGGGGGCGAGACGTGTCGGCCATTGGAGATTCTCTGGATTTTCGGTGCGCTATATTTACCCGGATAAATTTCGGATGTCAATATCCCCCGGGTAAATTATGACCTGGCTCAAGGTCGTCTCGACTTTCCATCCCCCGGCTGGCACCAACGCCACGCCAACTCCAGGGGGGACGCCATGCTGACGGTTCATCATCTCAACAATTCACGCTCCCAGCGCGTGCTCTGGCTTCTCGAAGAGCTTGGCCTCGCTTACGAGATCGTCCGCTATCAACGCCAACCGGACATGCGCGCGCCCAAGGAACTGCGCGCCATTCACCCGCTCGGCAAATCGCCCGTCATCACCGACAACGGCAATACGATCGCCGAGTCCGGCGCGATCTGTGAATACATCGTTGGCACCTATGGCAATGGCCGCCTGATCCCGCCGCCGAACACGCCGGAGCGGCTGCGCTACACCTATTGGCTGCACTATGCCGAAGGCTCCGCGATGTCGCCGCTGCTTTTGAAGCTGCTGTTCACGCTGATGCCGAAGCGTGCGCCTGCGCTGCTGCGGCCGCTGGTGCGCAAGGTCTCCAACACGGCGCTGACCACCCTGGTCAATCCGCAGCTCAAGCAGCACATGGATTACTGGGAGAGCGAGCTCGGCAAGAGCGAATGGTTCGCCGGCAATGAATTCACCGCCGCCGATATCCAGATGAGCTTTCCCCTGGAAGCCGCCGCGGCGCGCGGCGGGCTCGAGCAGGGCCATCCCAAAGCGATGGCGTTTCTCGAACGCATCCACGCGCGGCCGGCCTATGCGCGCGCGCTGGAGAAGGGCGGGCCGTATGTGGTCGGGCGTTGACATCTCCTCCGTCATTGCTGTCGGTGTTCATCTCTAGCGCGACGTCTGCGTGGCGCCGACCGAGGGCAGCGCCTGCACGGTGACGCCGGGCGGCGGCACGTCGTCGTCGGGGACGAAGAAATCCGACATCAGCGGCACGGAGGGATCGACGCGGTAGCGCTCGAAATCCCTGACGCCGGAGGCGTACAGCACCTTGTCGTCGATGCAGAACTGTCCGGTGAATTCCCGCGCCGGCCTGGTCAGGATCGCGTGCGCGGCGTCGCCCATGATCTCGGGCGTGCGGCTGGCGCGCATCATCGCCTCGCCGCCGAGCAGGTTGCCGACCGCGGCAGTGGCGATGGTGGTGCGCGGCCATAGCGCGTTGACAGCGACGCCGGCGGATTTCAACTCACCCGAAAAGCCCAGCACGCACATGCTCATGCCGAACTTCGCCATCGTATAGGCGGTGGAATGCTCGAACCATTTCGTCTTCATGTCGAGCGGCGGCGACAGCATCAGTATGTGCGGGTTTTCCGCCTTCTTCAGATGCGGAATGCAGTATTTCGACACCATGAACGTTCCGCGGGTGTTGATGCCCAACATCAGGTCGAACCGCTTCATGTCGGTTGCTTGCGAGGTGGTCAGGCTGATGGCGCTGGCGTTGTTGACGCAGATATCGATGCCGCCGAATTCGGCGACGGTCTGCTCGACCGCCGCGATCACCTGCGCCTCGTCGCGGATGTCGCACAGCACCGGCAGCGCCTTGCCG
This region includes:
- a CDS encoding glutathione S-transferase family protein → MLTVHHLNNSRSQRVLWLLEELGLAYEIVRYQRQPDMRAPKELRAIHPLGKSPVITDNGNTIAESGAICEYIVGTYGNGRLIPPPNTPERLRYTYWLHYAEGSAMSPLLLKLLFTLMPKRAPALLRPLVRKVSNTALTTLVNPQLKQHMDYWESELGKSEWFAGNEFTAADIQMSFPLEAAAARGGLEQGHPKAMAFLERIHARPAYARALEKGGPYVVGR
- a CDS encoding SDR family oxidoreductase — encoded protein: MTSLIGKTLFISGASRGIGLAIALRAARDGANVAIAAKTAEPHPKLKGTIYTAAEEIRAAGGKALPVLCDIRDEAQVIAAVEQTVAEFGGIDICVNNASAISLTTSQATDMKRFDLMLGINTRGTFMVSKYCIPHLKKAENPHILMLSPPLDMKTKWFEHSTAYTMAKFGMSMCVLGFSGELKSAGVAVNALWPRTTIATAAVGNLLGGEAMMRASRTPEIMGDAAHAILTRPAREFTGQFCIDDKVLYASGVRDFERYRVDPSVPLMSDFFVPDDDVPPPGVTVQALPSVGATQTSR
- a CDS encoding PQQ-dependent sugar dehydrogenase — protein: MKSAFNRSIVALAAILVVAGASQAPAQQKALKKYESGTKDFWNNPPPDWFLGDETEQQKGLAPPSGPPTGASDAELAALMKKIKLPDGFKIEVYASNVLSARQMAWGDKGTLFVGSFELGNVYAIKDNGGKKEVKTILKGLKMPTGLAFLDGALYVVAVDKLIKYENAEANLDNLGAGKVVYDDMPSYIAHGWKYITVDKDGWFYLPFGPPFNIGIPPTSVSQVRRVDPKTGNAEIWALGVRNSVGGDIDPRSGRYWFTENARDWVSDDMPSDKLNMISRIGEHFGYPYCHQGDMPDPKFAMGHKCSEFTPPVVNLGAHVAPLGMKFYTGDQFPAEYKNNILIAEHGSWNRHKYQGARIKRVIVDADGKNAKSEIFASGWLEGDQGYLGRPNDILLDKDGSILVADDWAGAIYRISYTKK
- the panE gene encoding 2-dehydropantoate 2-reductase translates to MRILVVGAGAIGGYFGGRLLQAGNDVTFLVRPKRASELASAGLIIRSPTGDVTLANPPTVQADKLTETFDVVLLSCKAFDLEDAIKSFAPAVGPTTAIIPLLNGMLHLKVLDKKFGADRVLGGLCAIAVTLNEAREVVQLAPMQSLNFGERDGSMSERVRAIAKVFDSGKFGAVASEHVMQDMWEKWVFLASLAASTCLMRTSVGNILAVAGGKDFLLGMLDECSAIAKASGYEPTGPFFQRTSGLLTTEGSPMTASMFRDIKAGLPVEADHVIGDLVARADAAKIPVPKLRIAYTHLKAYEKQQG
- a CDS encoding 2-hydroxychromene-2-carboxylate isomerase; the protein is MSSNPQFLFDFGSPNAFLSHEAIPAIEKRSGVKFEYVPILLGGIFKATNNKSPAETLAGIKNKREFHALETERFVKRFGVKPYVWNPFFPVNTLNLMRAAVAAQFEGVFEKYVDAAFHHMWIEPKKMDDPEVAAKALTSSGLDAAKLLARSQDADVKARLIENTQNAVDRGAFGSPTFFVGKEMFFGKEQLREVEEMISGK
- a CDS encoding c-type cytochrome — protein: MRSALMGSLLALVICVPLARAADIAAGKAKAELCVGCHGEGGISQIENTPSLAAQPDQFIQWQLVFFRAGTRKNEQMQPIVEQLNNEDIRNLGAYYASLEPPKASKPDDNPDLSKKGEQAAVGRRCASCHTDSYAGTKGVARVAGQREEYLVKALREYKSGVRSGGAMAAMTDVAYSLSEEEIEALAHYLAHL
- a CDS encoding DUF2239 family protein, which translates into the protein MADTSRPLFTAFIGPQRLAAGPLAEVALAVMQASRRPAVLPIIIFNDATGQPIDLDLRGTEGDVVARLPQPASSPEVEADEAAATTGPRGRGRPKLGVVAREVTLLPRHWEWLGAQPGGASVALRKLVDEARSANGDADRARAARDAAYRFMSVMAGNLAGFEEASRALFADDRRRFVVLVAGWPDDIRDHVVKLAFSDRAEP